A portion of the Pan troglodytes isolate AG18354 chromosome 10, NHGRI_mPanTro3-v2.0_pri, whole genome shotgun sequence genome contains these proteins:
- the RILPL2 gene encoding RILP-like protein 2 isoform X3 encodes MEEPPVREEEEEEGEEDEERDEVGPEGALGKSPFQLTAEDVYDISYLLGRELMALGSDPRVTQLQFKVVRVLEMLEALVNEGSLALEELKMERDHLRKEVEGLRRQSPPASGEVNLGPNKMVVDLTDPNRPRFTLQELRDVLQERNKLKSQLLVVQEELQCYKRFFFRSGKQT; translated from the exons ATGGAGGAGCCCCCTGTgcgagaagaggaagaggaggagggagaggaggacgAGGAGAGGGACGAGGTTGGGCCCGAGGGGGCGTTGGGCAAGAGCCCCTTCCAGCTGACCGCCGAGGACGTGTATGACATCTCCTACCTGTTGGGCCGCGAGCTTATGGCCCTGGGCAGCGACCCCCGGGTGACGCAGCTGCAGTTCAAAGTCGTCCGCGTCCTGGAGATGCTGGAGGCGCTGGTGAATGAGGGCAGCCTGGCGCTGGAGGAGCTGAAGATGGAGAGGGACCACCTCAGGAAGGAGGTGGAGGGGCTGCGGAGACAGAGCCCTCCGGCCAGCGGGGAG GTGAACCTGGGCCCAAACAAAATGGTGGTTGACCTGACAGATCCCAACCGACCCCGCTTCACTCTGCAGGAGCTAAGGGATGTGCTGCAGGAACGCAACAAACTCAAGTCGCAGCTCCTGGTGGTGCAGGAAGAGCTGCAGTGCTACAAGAG